One stretch of Burkholderia sp. DNA includes these proteins:
- the tatB gene encoding Sec-independent protein translocase protein TatB, with translation MLDFGLSKMALIGVVALVVLGPERLPRVARTAGALFGRAQHYINDVKAEVSREIELDALRTMKTDFERAALNVETTIYGNLCQHETELNEAWSSVISGESGASPGPVSVGAGSSYNPYDSSAHAWQDSPISATFTPKRRNWRIRQGTTPTWYKRATTLRTHVQSRAARVARHQPASLRRPTRFF, from the coding sequence GCTGGTGGTGCTCGGTCCAGAGCGCCTGCCGCGCGTGGCCCGTACTGCCGGCGCACTGTTTGGGCGCGCCCAGCACTATATCAACGATGTGAAGGCGGAGGTGTCTCGCGAGATCGAACTCGATGCGCTACGCACCATGAAGACCGACTTTGAACGCGCGGCGCTCAATGTCGAGACTACCATCTACGGCAATCTGTGCCAGCACGAAACCGAGCTCAACGAGGCCTGGAGTTCGGTCATCTCGGGTGAGTCGGGTGCCTCGCCGGGGCCCGTATCGGTCGGGGCTGGTTCGTCCTACAATCCCTACGACAGCTCCGCCCACGCCTGGCAGGACAGCCCGATCAGCGCCACCTTCACGCCCAAGCGCCGCAACTGGCGCATCAGGCAGGGCACCACGCCCACCTGGTACAAACGCGCCACCACGCTCCGCACGCACGTGCAGTCGAGGGCCGCGCGCGTGGCGCGCCACCAGCCGGCCAGCCTGCGCCGGCCCACGCGTTTCTTCTGA